A genome region from Microtus ochrogaster isolate Prairie Vole_2 chromosome 1, MicOch1.0, whole genome shotgun sequence includes the following:
- the LOC101993084 gene encoding spermidine synthase-like: MSQKVLIIGGGDGGVLREVVKHPSVESVVQCEIDEDVIEVSKKFLPGMAIGYSSSKLTLHVGDGFEFMKQNQDAFDVIITDTSDPMGPAESLFKESYYQLMKTALKEDGILCCQGECQWLHLDLIKEMRHFCKSLFPVVGYAYCTIPTYPSGQIGFMLCSKNPSTNFREPVQQLTQAQVEQMQLKYYNTDMHRAAFVLPEFTRKALNDIS, from the exons ATGTCCCAAAAG GTGCTGATCATCGGGGGTGGAGATGGGGGCGTCCTACGGGAAGTGGTGAAGCACCCGTCTGTGGAGTCTGTGGTCCAGTGTGAGATCGATGAGGATGTCATTGAAGTCTCTAAGAAGTTTCTGCCGGGTATGGCCATCGGTTATTCTAGCTCTAAGCTGACCCTCCACGTGGGTGATGGCTTTGAGTTCATGAAACAGAACCAAGATGCCTTCGACGTCATCATCACCGACACCTCGGACCCCATGGGCCCCGCTGAGAGCCTCTTCAAGGAGTCCTATTACCAGCTCATGAAGACAGCACTCAAGGAAGATGGCATCCTTTGCTGCCAGGGTGAGTGCCAGTGGCTGCACCTGGACCTCATCAAGGAGATGAGGCACTTCTGCAAATCTCTCTTCCCTGTGGTGGGCTATGCCTACTGCACCATCCCCACCTACCCAAGCGGCCAGATTGGTTTCATGCTATGTAGCAAAAACCCGAGCACCAACTTCCGGGAGCCTGTGCAGCAGCTGACACAGGCCCAGGTAGAGCAGATGCAGCTGAAATACTATAACACGGACATGCACCGCGCAGCCTTTGTGCTGCCCGAGTTCACCCGCAAG GCCCTGAATGACATAAGCTGA